The Amycolatopsis mongoliensis genome includes a window with the following:
- the gnd gene encoding phosphogluconate dehydrogenase (NAD(+)-dependent, decarboxylating): MVQLGLIGLGKMGFNMRERLRAAGHEVVGYDRNPDVTDTSSLEDLVSKLDAPRIVWIMVPAGEPTRQTVTELGNLLAEGDMVIDGGNSKYTDDKLNADLLAAKNIGYVDCGVSGGVWGKDNGYGLMVGGTAADVERAMPIFDALRPEGPREEGFSHAGDVGAGHYAKMIHNGIEYGMMQAFAEGFELLEAAKVVNDVPAVIKGWQRGTVVRSWLLDLLVRALDEDPELDDLEGYVEDSGEGRWTLEEAINNAVPAPVISAALFARFASRQEHSSAMRAVAALRNQFGGHAVKKVGG, encoded by the coding sequence ATGGTTCAGCTCGGTCTGATCGGCCTGGGCAAGATGGGCTTCAACATGCGTGAGCGGCTGCGTGCGGCCGGTCACGAGGTGGTCGGCTACGACCGCAACCCGGACGTCACCGACACGTCTTCGCTCGAGGACCTGGTGTCCAAACTGGACGCTCCGCGGATCGTCTGGATCATGGTGCCGGCCGGCGAGCCGACCCGGCAGACCGTCACCGAGCTGGGCAACCTGCTCGCCGAGGGTGACATGGTGATCGACGGCGGCAACTCGAAGTACACCGACGACAAGCTGAACGCCGACCTGCTCGCCGCGAAGAACATCGGCTACGTCGACTGCGGCGTGTCCGGTGGCGTGTGGGGCAAGGACAACGGCTACGGCCTGATGGTCGGCGGCACGGCCGCCGACGTCGAGCGGGCGATGCCGATCTTCGACGCGCTGCGCCCGGAAGGCCCGCGCGAAGAAGGCTTCTCGCACGCGGGCGACGTCGGCGCGGGTCACTACGCGAAGATGATCCACAACGGCATCGAGTACGGCATGATGCAGGCCTTCGCGGAAGGCTTCGAGCTGCTCGAGGCCGCGAAGGTCGTCAACGACGTGCCCGCGGTGATCAAGGGCTGGCAGCGCGGCACGGTCGTCCGGTCCTGGCTGCTCGACCTGCTCGTGCGCGCGCTCGACGAGGACCCGGAGCTCGACGACCTCGAGGGGTACGTCGAGGATTCCGGCGAAGGCCGCTGGACGCTGGAAGAGGCGATCAACAACGCGGTGCCGGCGCCGGTCATCTCGGCCGCGCTCTTCGCGCGTTTCGCCTCGCGCCAGGAGCACTCGTCCGCGATGCGCGCGGTGGCCGCGTTGCGCAACCAGTTCGGCGGGCACGCCGTGAAGAAGGTCGGCGGGTAA
- the dnaN gene encoding DNA polymerase III subunit beta, producing MKIRVERDGLADAVAWVARSLPSRPPVPVLGGVLLDAGSDGDTDALTVSGFDYEVSATVGVPATIADGGRLLVSGRLLADITKALPAQPVEISVDGARATITCGSARFSLPTMPVEDYPQLPSQPAFAGELAGDAFGQAVTQVVVAAGKDDTLPMLTGMRLEISGSSLTLVATDRFRLAMREFTWQPAEGLADAAVLVPARTLAEAAKTLGASGATIRLALASGEGLLGLSGSGRYTTTRLLDAEFPPYRQLLPASHTSRAVIDVSALTESIKRVSLVAERGTQVRLEFGDNTLRLSAGGDDEGSAEEELQVEYEGEPVTIAFNPGYLVDGLGALHSDRAELTFTTPNRPALIKPADPEGNVVPGYLYLLMPVRLPG from the coding sequence ATGAAGATCCGCGTCGAGCGTGACGGGCTCGCCGACGCCGTCGCGTGGGTGGCGAGAAGCCTCCCCTCCCGGCCTCCCGTGCCGGTGCTGGGCGGTGTGCTCCTCGACGCCGGTTCCGACGGCGACACCGACGCCCTGACCGTCTCGGGCTTCGACTACGAGGTTTCCGCCACGGTCGGCGTCCCGGCGACGATCGCCGACGGCGGCCGCTTGCTGGTCTCCGGGCGCCTGCTCGCCGACATCACCAAGGCGCTGCCCGCGCAGCCGGTCGAGATCTCCGTCGACGGCGCGCGCGCCACCATCACGTGCGGCAGCGCGCGGTTCTCCCTGCCGACCATGCCGGTCGAGGACTACCCGCAGCTGCCGTCCCAGCCCGCCTTCGCGGGCGAGCTCGCCGGCGACGCGTTCGGCCAGGCCGTCACCCAGGTCGTCGTCGCCGCGGGCAAGGACGACACCCTGCCGATGCTCACCGGCATGCGGCTCGAGATCTCCGGCAGCTCGCTGACCCTCGTCGCGACCGACCGGTTCCGGCTCGCCATGCGCGAGTTCACCTGGCAGCCGGCCGAGGGCCTGGCCGACGCCGCGGTGCTCGTCCCGGCGCGCACCCTCGCCGAAGCCGCCAAGACGCTCGGCGCGAGCGGCGCCACGATCCGCCTCGCGCTCGCCAGTGGCGAAGGCCTGCTCGGCCTGTCCGGTTCCGGGCGCTACACGACGACCCGCCTGCTCGACGCGGAGTTCCCGCCGTACCGCCAGTTGCTGCCCGCGTCGCACACCTCACGCGCGGTCATCGACGTGTCCGCTCTCACCGAGAGCATCAAGCGCGTTTCACTGGTGGCGGAGCGGGGGACTCAGGTACGACTGGAGTTCGGGGACAACACGCTGCGGTTGTCCGCGGGCGGCGACGACGAGGGAAGCGCCGAAGAAGAGCTTCAGGTCGAGTACGAAGGCGAGCCGGTGACCATCGCGTTCAACCCGGGTTACCTCGTCGACGGCCTCGGCGCGCTCCACAGCGACCGGGCGGAGCTGACGTTCACGACGCCGAACCGGCCCGCGCTGATCAAGCCCGCCGACCCCGAGGGCAACGTCGTCCCCGGCTACCTCTACCTCCTGATGCCGGTCCGCCTCCCGGGCTGA